The following proteins are encoded in a genomic region of Tumebacillus amylolyticus:
- a CDS encoding foldase protein PrsA codes for MKQLIAGVVAGAVIVGGVWFFAGTEQAVAVIGSDKITAKDFHAKLEQSQGKDILKKMIDDKVVLDQAKQLKLEVTDKEVDDELANFLKERFGGDQAKFDQALKDYNMTKEDIRADIKSSLTAKKIATKDVTISDQEVKDYYDKNKESLGTAEQVHARHILVKDEAKAKELYDKLKANPADFEKLAKENSEDPGSKDKGGDLGTFGKGAMVPEFETAAFAAKTNDIVGPVKSEFGYHIIQVVEHIDAKIPTLEESKDKITSTLKDQKATPYTDLMKELYTKEKITINRAEYKDILNPPTVDPTAGGAAGGTETPATGGTTTPAK; via the coding sequence ATGAAACAGCTGATCGCAGGCGTAGTTGCAGGCGCAGTGATCGTGGGCGGCGTATGGTTCTTCGCCGGCACTGAACAAGCGGTAGCAGTAATTGGCAGCGACAAGATCACCGCGAAGGATTTCCATGCGAAACTGGAGCAATCCCAAGGCAAGGACATCCTCAAGAAAATGATCGATGACAAAGTCGTTCTCGACCAAGCGAAGCAACTCAAGCTTGAAGTCACCGACAAAGAAGTGGACGACGAACTCGCGAACTTCTTGAAAGAACGCTTCGGCGGCGACCAAGCCAAGTTCGACCAAGCGCTCAAAGACTACAACATGACCAAAGAAGACATCCGCGCAGACATCAAGTCGTCTCTGACCGCGAAGAAGATCGCAACCAAGGACGTCACGATCTCCGACCAAGAAGTCAAAGACTACTACGATAAAAACAAAGAATCCCTCGGCACCGCAGAGCAAGTCCACGCGCGCCACATCCTCGTGAAGGATGAAGCAAAAGCGAAGGAACTCTACGACAAGCTGAAAGCCAACCCGGCTGACTTCGAGAAGCTCGCGAAGGAAAACTCCGAAGACCCGGGCTCCAAGGACAAAGGCGGCGACCTCGGCACCTTCGGCAAAGGCGCCATGGTTCCGGAATTTGAAACCGCAGCATTCGCAGCGAAAACCAACGACATCGTCGGTCCGGTCAAATCCGAATTCGGCTACCACATCATCCAAGTCGTGGAACACATCGACGCGAAGATCCCGACCCTCGAAGAGTCCAAGGACAAAATCACCTCGACCCTCAAGGATCAAAAAGCAACTCCGTACACCGATCTGATGAAGGAACTCTACACGAAGGAAAAAATCACCATCAACCGTGCAGAGTACAAAGACATCCTCAACCCGCCGACCGTTGATCCGACCGCTGGCGGCGCAGCAGGCGGTACCGAAACTCCGGCAACCGGCGGCACCACCACGCCGGCGAAATAA
- a CDS encoding metal-dependent hydrolase codes for MDNITHALHGLALYALASTDPTLAQDPTAQSAVIWATALGSQAPDFDFVIRMLRGEVAYLRHHRGITHSIPAWFLWPTLFALLLMPFFPGHFGLIWFWSFTGVLVHVGMDLLTTYGTVAFWPLTGKRIGWDILAIVDLVLWAIGAWGIYLWSQESTPQEVLAYTMIPTFVYLVLRVLIQLNLRGKVRRKFAGESIQRMSVIPTLGLLRWKLVVDTVRGFHVGTAHLTKGILVESSFDRNRHLDIQPTWLQAAEAQSEIYRVFKWFARHLHIEAHPEEDGGVRLDVADLAYRVRDRMAFTAHVVLDRDGHMVQEYLGDKRIKKKSKNDKKTHDV; via the coding sequence ATGGACAACATCACACACGCCCTGCACGGACTCGCGTTGTATGCGCTGGCGAGCACCGATCCCACGCTGGCCCAAGACCCGACGGCCCAAAGCGCCGTAATCTGGGCGACGGCACTGGGGTCGCAGGCGCCGGACTTTGATTTTGTGATCCGCATGCTGAGGGGAGAAGTCGCCTACTTGCGCCATCACCGCGGCATTACGCACTCCATCCCGGCGTGGTTTCTCTGGCCGACGCTGTTTGCCTTGCTCTTGATGCCCTTTTTCCCCGGACACTTCGGGTTGATCTGGTTCTGGAGTTTTACGGGTGTGCTCGTGCATGTCGGGATGGACTTGCTGACTACATACGGGACCGTCGCGTTCTGGCCCCTGACCGGCAAACGAATCGGCTGGGACATCCTCGCCATCGTCGACCTCGTCCTGTGGGCGATCGGCGCGTGGGGTATCTACCTCTGGTCGCAAGAATCAACGCCGCAAGAAGTGCTTGCGTATACGATGATCCCGACATTCGTCTACCTCGTGCTCCGCGTCCTCATCCAACTGAACTTGCGAGGCAAAGTTCGCCGGAAATTCGCAGGAGAAAGCATCCAACGAATGAGCGTCATCCCAACGCTGGGACTGTTGCGCTGGAAGTTGGTCGTCGACACGGTTCGCGGATTTCATGTCGGAACGGCGCATCTCACCAAGGGGATTCTTGTCGAAAGCTCGTTCGACAGGAATCGTCATCTCGACATCCAACCGACATGGTTGCAAGCGGCAGAAGCGCAGTCGGAAATCTACCGCGTCTTCAAATGGTTTGCCCGCCATCTGCACATCGAAGCGCATCCGGAGGAGGACGGCGGCGTCCGCTTGGATGTGGCGGACCTCGCGTATCGCGTCCGAGATCGCATGGCGTTCACCGCGCACGTTGTGTTGGATCGGGACGGCCACATGGTCCAAGAATACCTCGGCGACAAGCGTATTAAAAAGAAGTCAAAAAACGACAAAAAAACCCACGACGTTTAA
- a CDS encoding helix-turn-helix domain-containing protein, protein MEQTSKLGKKLREMRLQKKWTLNELSQRAGLSISHISSLERGTRNKPSMAVVRKLANALQVPIHHLDETYLGDQDLYSEADLILSRFAPDTQAFLLQEESIPYVLFAKQLYDARNNERGIIKALHEFLEAIHNAGHPAGEPVEDDTKEPTTSY, encoded by the coding sequence ATGGAACAAACCTCAAAGTTAGGTAAGAAACTGCGCGAGATGCGTCTGCAGAAGAAATGGACGTTAAACGAATTGTCGCAACGCGCTGGGCTGTCGATCAGCCACATCTCTTCGTTGGAGCGCGGCACGCGAAACAAGCCGTCCATGGCGGTCGTACGCAAGTTGGCCAATGCACTGCAGGTGCCGATTCATCATTTGGACGAGACCTATTTGGGCGACCAAGACCTCTACTCCGAGGCAGACCTGATCTTGTCGCGGTTCGCACCTGATACTCAGGCGTTCCTGCTCCAAGAAGAGTCCATTCCTTACGTATTGTTTGCCAAGCAACTCTATGATGCGAGAAACAACGAGCGCGGTATCATCAAGGCTCTCCACGAGTTCTTGGAAGCGATCCATAACGCCGGTCATCCGGCAGGCGAGCCTGTCGAAGATGACACGAAAGAACCCACGACGTCGTATTAA
- a CDS encoding helix-turn-helix domain-containing protein — protein MNHELTAPLGDLFRERRTLLRMTMREVAGTELSPTAVNNIEKGKIKPTVETILYLCRVLDLPPEQALIRFPDFTKSAAALFEIVDDWISKREFRQAHTLLFDMYWVGTEQKCERLLGDVQFRLGLVFFQLGRYACARDSMNQAYICYLEHKVIDKKIQALYQAGNIELAEGNTNVAIAMYRQALVVVNRYLHVDSCVGEIQYQLAAAHLQNLDYRLALQASRAAENVYRTLGVHSGIARSVLQQAELLMQMSALPEAEVLATEAYSYFAEHGDVHLARAARVLGDLMTALERYDEAHAHFATGAELLGDTVSRERWALSCSIAELSLRLQDLPTARSQAQAALAICDGDPIRLRAEDRALAYRLLARCDLQADDVAGYVRLMQAAIAALTTGGYGIQAALLQTELADETNDWDLLREASRTLRFLQKRPR, from the coding sequence TTGAATCATGAACTCACAGCCCCCTTGGGCGATCTGTTTCGCGAACGCCGCACGTTGCTTCGCATGACGATGCGCGAAGTGGCCGGCACCGAGCTGTCACCGACAGCCGTCAACAACATCGAGAAAGGCAAGATCAAGCCGACCGTCGAGACGATCCTCTATCTCTGCCGCGTGCTGGATCTGCCGCCAGAACAAGCCTTGATCCGCTTCCCGGACTTCACCAAGTCGGCCGCCGCTCTGTTTGAGATCGTGGACGATTGGATTTCGAAGCGCGAGTTTAGGCAAGCCCATACACTTTTGTTCGACATGTATTGGGTTGGAACGGAGCAGAAGTGCGAGCGTCTCCTCGGAGATGTGCAGTTTCGCTTGGGGCTCGTTTTTTTCCAACTCGGACGCTATGCGTGCGCTCGGGATTCGATGAACCAGGCCTACATATGCTACCTCGAACACAAAGTCATCGACAAGAAAATACAAGCCCTCTACCAAGCCGGCAACATCGAGCTCGCCGAGGGCAACACCAACGTCGCGATTGCGATGTACCGGCAAGCTCTCGTCGTCGTGAATCGGTATCTCCATGTCGATTCCTGTGTCGGCGAAATCCAGTACCAACTCGCGGCGGCTCATCTCCAGAACCTCGACTACCGCCTAGCGTTGCAAGCAAGCCGTGCGGCGGAGAACGTCTACCGCACGCTCGGTGTACACAGCGGGATTGCGCGCAGCGTGTTGCAACAAGCGGAGTTGCTGATGCAGATGTCCGCACTTCCGGAAGCGGAAGTATTGGCCACGGAGGCGTACTCGTACTTCGCAGAGCACGGAGACGTGCATCTCGCACGGGCCGCTCGAGTGCTCGGCGATCTCATGACCGCCTTGGAGCGGTATGACGAAGCGCACGCACACTTTGCCACGGGAGCCGAATTGCTTGGAGATACGGTCTCACGAGAGCGTTGGGCGCTCTCGTGCAGCATCGCGGAACTTTCCTTGCGTTTGCAGGACCTCCCGACGGCACGTTCCCAAGCCCAAGCGGCGCTTGCCATCTGTGACGGCGATCCGATTCGGCTGCGCGCAGAAGACCGAGCGCTCGCCTATCGACTCTTGGCGCGCTGCGACTTGCAAGCGGACGATGTCGCGGGGTATGTGCGTTTGATGCAAGCCGCGATTGCGGCGCTTACGACCGGCGGCTACGGAATCCAAGCCGCGCTCCTCCAGACCGAACTGGCGGACGAGACGAACGACTGGGACTTGTTGCGCGAGGCGAGCAGGACACTGCGCTTTTTGCAAAAAAGACCCCGTTGA
- a CDS encoding tetratricopeptide repeat protein — translation MKATLGQKIRELRIRKGLTQSDLSAGLVTPSMISQIESDKANPSHNLLASIAEKLDTPIEYFLTDTETQMEKVSVYKIAKALMATKEYEKAIPMLHELENNPSPHVSSIDVAYDIAECFLHTGQYAPATERFETVLDSAMARNDNTISLLVLNQLGELSYLEKNYPIAIHYWKKAHEMIKKGHPAELYLHAKIVQNLGSVYYKLGEYTEALAYYRESNELLEGSHHFKQIGDIYLDLSFTYRDMGEFEKAAEYSQFALSIFQSLNNMKLTIDVKAKYGIVKGETGQLDEAVTILESCMTEYREIGCEREIGLVHSDLARILIQGSQAESAYEHCEKALRYFEEGTLERAHVNRMKGQIESVRGDLEAATSLIQEGIDVYNSHQAFGELVKAYSLLGDIYKDKGQFKEAMECLENMNAAMEENLRERKIVI, via the coding sequence ATGAAAGCGACCTTAGGACAAAAAATCCGTGAACTCCGTATTCGCAAAGGCTTAACCCAATCCGACCTCAGCGCCGGTCTCGTCACCCCGTCGATGATTTCCCAGATCGAATCGGACAAAGCGAATCCGTCTCACAACCTGTTGGCGTCGATCGCGGAGAAGCTCGACACCCCGATTGAGTATTTCTTGACCGATACCGAAACACAAATGGAGAAAGTAAGCGTCTACAAAATCGCCAAAGCGCTCATGGCGACCAAAGAATACGAAAAAGCGATCCCGATGCTGCATGAATTGGAGAACAACCCGTCTCCGCACGTATCTTCCATCGACGTGGCCTACGACATCGCCGAGTGCTTCCTGCACACCGGGCAGTACGCGCCGGCAACCGAGCGCTTCGAGACCGTTCTCGACTCCGCGATGGCGCGCAACGACAACACGATCTCGCTGCTCGTGCTCAACCAACTGGGCGAGCTGTCGTACTTGGAGAAAAACTACCCGATCGCCATCCACTACTGGAAAAAAGCGCACGAGATGATCAAAAAAGGTCATCCGGCTGAACTCTACCTGCACGCCAAGATCGTGCAAAACCTCGGTTCCGTCTACTACAAGCTCGGCGAATACACCGAAGCGCTTGCGTACTACCGTGAATCGAACGAACTCTTGGAGGGTTCGCACCACTTCAAACAAATCGGCGACATCTACCTCGACCTGAGTTTCACCTACCGCGACATGGGCGAGTTTGAAAAAGCGGCCGAATACTCGCAGTTCGCCCTCTCGATCTTCCAATCGCTGAACAACATGAAGCTCACCATCGACGTCAAAGCGAAGTACGGCATCGTCAAAGGCGAGACCGGCCAACTCGACGAAGCGGTCACGATCCTCGAATCCTGCATGACCGAATACCGCGAAATCGGCTGCGAGCGCGAAATCGGACTCGTTCACAGCGATCTGGCGCGTATCTTGATCCAAGGTTCGCAGGCGGAGAGCGCCTACGAACATTGCGAAAAAGCACTGCGTTACTTCGAAGAAGGCACGCTGGAGCGCGCGCACGTCAACCGCATGAAAGGCCAAATCGAATCGGTCCGCGGCGACCTCGAAGCGGCAACGTCCTTGATCCAGGAAGGCATCGACGTCTACAACTCGCACCAAGCGTTCGGCGAACTGGTCAAAGCCTACTCGTTGCTCGGCGACATCTACAAAGACAAAGGCCAATTCAAAGAAGCGATGGAATGCCTGGAGAACATGAACGCCGCCATGGAAGAAAACCTGCGCGAGCGCAAAATTGTCATCTAA
- a CDS encoding EthD family reductase, giving the protein MVKMIAVYKHPEDLEAFNAHYFGTHLELNAKTPGLVKTEINKFFDLRGGETEYYLMAQMYFESLDTLKASFKTPESKAAGEDLQSFAGGLVKFWFAEVVE; this is encoded by the coding sequence ATGGTAAAAATGATCGCCGTCTACAAACACCCGGAAGATCTGGAAGCTTTCAACGCCCACTACTTTGGGACTCACCTCGAACTCAACGCGAAGACCCCCGGTCTCGTGAAGACCGAAATCAATAAATTCTTCGACCTGCGCGGCGGAGAAACCGAATACTACCTCATGGCGCAAATGTACTTCGAATCCCTCGACACCCTCAAAGCGTCCTTCAAGACCCCGGAAAGCAAAGCGGCAGGCGAAGACCTGCAATCGTTCGCCGGCGGCCTCGTGAAATTCTGGTTCGCTGAAGTCGTGGAATAG
- a CDS encoding enoyl-CoA hydratase-related protein — MYETILYHLEDGVLTIALNRPDVMNAYNQLMGDELYAALKRAEADDAVRVIVLTGTGRAFCSGQDLNMGADFLNGANLTHDVRERYNPLITLMQMIRKPIIASVNGAAAGAGASFAMACDLRIASDKAKFTIAFCKIGLVPDSGASYFLPRLVGMSKAMELALTGDVIDAAEAERIGLVNKTVPADQLEEATRTFAKKIAAGATYALGLTKRSLYQGSDSDLLTVLETEAQYQGMAGRSYDFKEGVTAFLEKRAPEFKGK, encoded by the coding sequence ATGTACGAAACCATCCTGTACCATCTCGAAGACGGCGTCTTGACGATCGCGCTGAACCGTCCGGACGTCATGAACGCCTACAACCAACTCATGGGCGACGAACTGTACGCCGCTCTCAAGCGTGCCGAAGCGGACGATGCAGTACGCGTCATCGTGCTGACCGGCACGGGCCGCGCGTTCTGCTCGGGCCAAGACCTGAACATGGGCGCCGACTTCTTGAACGGCGCCAACCTCACCCACGATGTCCGTGAGCGCTACAACCCGCTGATTACGCTGATGCAGATGATCCGCAAACCGATCATCGCGTCTGTCAACGGCGCGGCGGCAGGTGCAGGTGCTTCGTTTGCCATGGCGTGCGATCTGCGCATCGCGTCCGACAAAGCGAAGTTCACCATCGCGTTCTGCAAGATCGGCCTCGTGCCGGACTCCGGCGCTTCGTACTTCCTGCCGCGACTCGTCGGCATGAGCAAAGCGATGGAACTCGCGCTGACCGGCGACGTCATCGACGCAGCGGAAGCGGAGCGCATCGGCCTCGTCAACAAGACCGTCCCTGCCGACCAGTTGGAAGAAGCAACCCGCACCTTCGCGAAAAAAATCGCGGCAGGCGCAACCTACGCGCTCGGCCTGACCAAGCGTTCGCTCTACCAAGGTTCGGACAGCGACCTGCTGACCGTGCTGGAAACGGAAGCACAATACCAAGGCATGGCCGGCCGCAGCTATGATTTCAAAGAAGGCGTCACCGCTTTCCTTGAGAAGCGCGCACCGGAGTTCAAAGGCAAATAA
- a CDS encoding 3-hydroxyacyl-CoA dehydrogenase NAD-binding domain-containing protein: MANRLVTTRPVAVLGAGTMGIGIAQVAAEKGYTVRLYDITDDVLEKALSGLRGRLEKLEQKGKLAAGDAASIVGRIVPTSTLDALHDVALVIEAVPEKLELKRSIFSQLEVICPSDAVLASNTSSIPVTAIAGGLKTPERVVGLHFFNPAPLMKLVEVISGMHSGADAVAFADAFAKSLGKTTAKCIDTPGFIVNRVARGFYGEGLRLVQEGVATQDQIDKLARLEGNFRMGPFELMDLIGIDVNLSVSQSVYHATYEEQRYRPNPIQERMVHAGDFGRKTGRGFYRYDQ, from the coding sequence ATGGCAAATCGTCTGGTCACCACCCGGCCCGTCGCGGTGCTTGGCGCGGGCACGATGGGCATCGGCATCGCGCAAGTCGCCGCCGAGAAGGGCTACACCGTGCGCCTCTACGACATTACCGACGACGTGTTGGAAAAAGCGCTGTCCGGACTTCGCGGCCGCTTGGAGAAGTTGGAGCAAAAAGGCAAACTGGCAGCCGGCGACGCAGCATCGATCGTCGGACGCATCGTGCCGACCTCGACTCTTGACGCTCTGCACGACGTCGCACTCGTCATCGAAGCGGTGCCGGAGAAGTTGGAACTGAAACGCTCGATCTTCTCCCAACTCGAAGTCATCTGTCCGTCCGATGCCGTACTTGCTTCGAACACCTCTTCGATTCCCGTCACGGCGATTGCCGGGGGACTGAAAACGCCGGAGCGGGTGGTCGGGCTGCATTTCTTCAACCCGGCACCGCTGATGAAACTGGTCGAGGTGATCTCGGGCATGCATTCGGGCGCGGATGCGGTCGCGTTTGCGGACGCTTTTGCCAAATCGCTTGGCAAGACGACCGCGAAGTGCATCGACACGCCGGGCTTCATCGTCAACCGTGTGGCACGGGGCTTCTACGGAGAAGGCTTGCGCTTGGTGCAAGAGGGCGTCGCCACCCAAGATCAGATCGACAAACTGGCACGCTTGGAAGGCAACTTCCGCATGGGGCCGTTTGAATTGATGGACTTGATCGGCATAGACGTCAATCTGTCCGTTTCGCAATCGGTGTACCATGCGACGTACGAAGAGCAACGCTACCGTCCGAACCCGATCCAAGAGCGCATGGTGCATGCGGGCGACTTCGGCCGCAAAACCGGAAGGGGGTTCTACCGCTATGACCAGTAA
- a CDS encoding 3-hydroxyacyl-CoA dehydrogenase family protein: MTSKGKKVLVLGDGTVAVELAEELSLKGYDVDKYLHPGPLESWNEKPFDYLASEFYRLEFAAYDAFFVALTSEREVQRRVMRDLEFRIPKQTPLFVSAMSLSATEIASWCQHPERLIGFGFVPPLSGVQCLEMTVGLQADSPAFAEKAVEAVLAELGRDVEWVKDSAGLVMPRLVAVIVNEAVTALVEGVATADDIDIAMKLGTNYPHGPLAWADAIGLDQVYATLQGVYDEQREDRYRPAPLLRRLVMAKRYGVRVGQGFYRYKGEEVNA, translated from the coding sequence ATGACCAGTAAGGGGAAAAAAGTTCTCGTCCTCGGCGACGGCACCGTGGCGGTGGAATTGGCTGAGGAGTTGTCATTGAAGGGCTACGACGTTGACAAATACCTGCATCCGGGTCCGCTGGAATCGTGGAACGAGAAACCGTTCGACTATCTCGCGTCCGAGTTTTATCGGTTGGAATTCGCGGCGTACGACGCGTTTTTTGTCGCGTTGACGTCGGAGCGTGAAGTCCAGCGCCGCGTGATGCGCGATCTGGAATTCCGCATCCCGAAGCAGACCCCGCTGTTTGTCTCGGCGATGTCGCTCTCGGCGACCGAGATCGCGTCGTGGTGCCAACATCCCGAGCGCTTGATCGGTTTTGGATTTGTACCGCCGCTCTCCGGGGTGCAATGCTTGGAGATGACAGTGGGTCTGCAAGCGGACAGCCCTGCTTTTGCAGAAAAAGCGGTCGAAGCGGTCTTGGCTGAACTGGGTCGAGACGTGGAATGGGTGAAGGACAGCGCCGGACTGGTGATGCCTCGCCTCGTCGCAGTGATCGTGAACGAAGCGGTGACGGCGCTGGTCGAAGGCGTCGCCACGGCGGATGACATCGACATCGCGATGAAATTAGGTACGAACTACCCGCACGGCCCGCTCGCTTGGGCGGACGCCATCGGTCTCGATCAAGTGTACGCAACGCTGCAAGGCGTGTACGACGAACAGCGAGAAGACCGCTATCGTCCCGCTCCGTTGCTCCGCCGTCTCGTGATGGCGAAGCGCTACGGCGTGCGTGTCGGACAGGGGTTTTATCGATACAAGGGAGAGGAAGTCAATGCGTGA
- a CDS encoding thiolase family protein — MREAVIIDAVRTPIGRYNGVFKDVRPDDLGAHVIRALVERTGIDPALIDDVIFGCANQAGEDNRNVARMSLLLAGLPTTVPGVTVNRLCASGLEAVNQAARAVLAGEGDVFIAGGVESMTRAPFVMAKPESGFPRGDMRMFDTTIGWRFTNAKLAEMYHPYSMGETAENVAEQFEISREDQDALALSSQQKAVAAIQNGKFKDEIVPYTIPQRKGDPIVIDTDEHPRGDSTMEKLAKLKPAFREGGSVTAGNASGINDGAAALLVMSREKAEQLGLKPLARYVAGAAAGVDPSIMGVGPIPAVRKALKLAGLSVDQIDTFEVNEAFAAQVLACARELGIDLEKCNPNGGGIALGHPLGATGARMVTTLVHEMKREGHRYGVTTMCIGVGQGLASVFERI, encoded by the coding sequence ATGCGTGAAGCGGTAATCATCGACGCGGTCCGGACTCCAATCGGCCGCTACAACGGCGTGTTCAAAGACGTGCGCCCTGACGACCTTGGAGCGCACGTCATCCGTGCGCTCGTCGAACGCACCGGAATCGATCCGGCGCTGATCGACGATGTGATTTTTGGCTGTGCCAACCAAGCTGGCGAAGACAACCGCAACGTGGCGCGCATGTCGCTGTTGCTCGCAGGACTTCCGACGACCGTGCCGGGCGTGACGGTCAACCGACTCTGTGCATCCGGTCTGGAAGCGGTCAACCAAGCGGCGCGCGCCGTGCTCGCAGGCGAAGGCGATGTGTTCATCGCGGGCGGTGTGGAGTCGATGACCCGCGCTCCGTTTGTCATGGCTAAGCCTGAAAGCGGTTTCCCGCGTGGGGACATGCGGATGTTTGACACGACGATCGGCTGGCGTTTTACCAACGCCAAGCTCGCCGAGATGTATCATCCGTACTCGATGGGCGAAACGGCGGAGAACGTCGCGGAGCAGTTTGAAATTTCCCGTGAAGACCAAGACGCGCTGGCGCTTTCTTCGCAACAAAAAGCGGTTGCCGCGATTCAAAACGGTAAATTCAAAGACGAGATCGTCCCGTACACGATCCCGCAACGCAAGGGCGATCCGATCGTCATCGATACCGACGAGCATCCGCGCGGGGATTCGACGATGGAGAAGTTGGCGAAGTTGAAGCCGGCGTTCCGCGAGGGCGGTTCCGTCACAGCTGGCAACGCGTCGGGCATCAACGACGGCGCAGCGGCGCTCCTCGTCATGTCTCGTGAAAAAGCGGAGCAACTCGGCTTGAAGCCGCTCGCTCGCTACGTCGCAGGAGCGGCGGCCGGCGTTGACCCGAGCATCATGGGCGTCGGCCCGATTCCGGCCGTTCGCAAAGCGCTGAAGCTCGCAGGTTTGTCGGTCGACCAGATCGACACGTTCGAAGTCAACGAGGCGTTTGCCGCGCAAGTCCTCGCATGTGCGCGTGAACTTGGCATCGACTTGGAAAAATGCAACCCGAACGGCGGGGGCATCGCGCTGGGACATCCGCTTGGGGCGACGGGCGCACGGATGGTGACGACGCTCGTACATGAGATGAAGCGCGAAGGTCATCGATACGGCGTCACGACGATGTGCATCGGCGTTGGGCAAGGGTTGGCCTCCGTATTTGAGCGAATCTAG
- a CDS encoding Leu/Phe/Val dehydrogenase, which yields MGIFDEMAKYGHEQIHFFQHRGTNLKAIVAIHNTVMGPALGGCRMRPYADEQEALFDVLRLSRGMTYKCGVADVDNGGGKSVLIGDPHTDKTPEMFRAFGRFVEGLGGRFYTGTDVGTTPQDFVHSQRESSRFVGLPLEYGGSGNTAIPTALGIFQGIRATARELWGHEDLTGKTFAVQGVGKVGALVVDHLVKAGGLVYITDVYQPFLDAVVDATPTAHMLGVVSPNDIYGLEVDMFIPCALGAILNDETIPNLNCKAVVGSANNQMLDPERHGAMLHERGILFAPDYLVNAGGLIQVADEMKGYVPERVLAKTNSIYEMLLQIYKHSKEQNIPTWLAADSLVEERIARVKDLKSVRI from the coding sequence GTGGGAATTTTCGACGAAATGGCCAAGTACGGACATGAACAGATTCACTTTTTCCAACATCGCGGTACGAACCTGAAAGCGATCGTCGCGATTCACAACACCGTGATGGGCCCGGCGCTCGGCGGTTGCCGGATGCGTCCGTATGCGGACGAACAGGAGGCACTTTTTGATGTGCTCCGTTTGTCCCGAGGCATGACGTACAAATGCGGCGTGGCGGACGTTGACAACGGCGGCGGCAAATCGGTCCTCATCGGGGACCCGCACACCGACAAAACGCCGGAGATGTTCCGCGCGTTCGGCCGCTTCGTAGAAGGGTTGGGCGGACGTTTTTACACCGGTACGGACGTGGGCACGACGCCGCAAGACTTCGTGCATTCGCAGCGTGAATCTTCGCGCTTCGTCGGGCTTCCGCTGGAGTACGGCGGTTCGGGCAACACGGCGATCCCGACGGCGCTCGGCATCTTCCAAGGCATTCGGGCGACGGCTCGCGAGCTGTGGGGTCATGAAGACCTGACCGGCAAGACGTTTGCGGTGCAAGGCGTCGGCAAAGTCGGCGCTTTGGTCGTGGACCATCTCGTAAAAGCGGGCGGTCTCGTGTACATCACCGACGTGTACCAGCCGTTCCTCGACGCAGTTGTCGATGCAACGCCGACTGCCCACATGTTGGGCGTGGTTTCTCCGAATGATATCTATGGGCTGGAAGTCGATATGTTCATCCCGTGTGCGCTCGGGGCGATCCTCAACGACGAGACGATTCCGAACCTGAATTGCAAAGCGGTCGTGGGATCTGCGAACAACCAAATGCTCGACCCGGAACGTCATGGGGCGATGCTTCATGAGCGCGGCATTCTGTTCGCACCGGATTACCTCGTCAACGCAGGCGGCCTGATCCAAGTCGCCGACGAGATGAAAGGGTATGTGCCGGAGCGCGTTCTGGCGAAAACCAACTCGATCTACGAGATGCTCTTGCAGATCTACAAGCATTCCAAGGAACAAAACATCCCGACTTGGCTGGCGGCCGACTCGCTCGTAGAAGAGCGCATCGCTCGCGTCAAGGACTTGAAAAGCGTACGCATCTAG